TCTACTGAGAGAGAATTTTCTTCCTGAAGCTTGATGTGTTCAACTTCCTTATCGAGTTTTGTCTTCGCACCTTTAGCCCATCCTTGCCATTTCGGAATAATGATTTCAGCCTCATCGATGTAGACTTCTTTTGGGACTACAGGGTCAGCCTTTTCAGACGGCCTTAACGCCCAGTGAGGGCGGCTTTCATTATACCTCTTGCGGAAGGCCTCCAACTTGTCTCTCGCCTCTGTTACGCTGTC
This region of Pseudobacteriovorax antillogorgiicola genomic DNA includes:
- a CDS encoding integrase core domain-containing protein produces the protein MDLYDSVTEARDKLEAFRKRYNESRPHWALRPSEKADPVVPKEVYIDEAEIIIPKWQGWAKGAKTKLDKEVEHIKLQEENSLSVDQGS